A segment of the Candidatus Protochlamydia naegleriophila genome:
GCCAGGCACATCCCTGTGAGGTTATCAAAATAATAGGCGTGGAAGCGGGCTCTAGCTGCTTCAAATTCATTTACTTGTTGCGAAACTGTGGCTGCAATAGCTGCTTGTTGTAAAGGCTCTTTCTGCTTTGTTTGCGTCTGTTGCAGGCGCTCTAAAAGCCCTGGGTTATGGCTAAAAAACTGTCTTAGTTTTCTAGCTCTTGTGGGATCCATACTCAAAGCTTGTTGAACAGCTGCTTGGGCTGTTTCTGGACTCTTTTCTTGCTTTGCTTGCGTAGTCTGGTTTTTTACGTAGCCAAAAATTTCTTCAAACGTGAAAAAGCTAGCCAGATCGATGACCATTGCGGTCGCCTGATCGCTGAGCATCACATTGTTTTCGTGCAGATCTAAATGAAAAAAACCTTGCGACAATGCATAGTGGAGAGCATCGCTGAATTGCATGGCTGCGCGAGTCACCTCTTCTTGAGAAAAAGCCTTTTTCTTCGTGTAGTAAACAGATTTTCCCTCTACAAGCTGCAGGACTAAAAAGCTTATAGGTTCTCCATCTGCTGTAGAAGAGGTGAAGAAATCAAAGGACTTGATGATATGGGAATGATCCAATTGCTGCCCTCGCAAAAATTCCCTTTGCACATCAGCCAAGGTATCCATGAAATTCAATTGATGATTGGACTCCTCACTGTCTACCTCGGAGACCGTCTCTTTTGGCAGCTCTGTCGGCCTCTTATAAGACTTGAGTGCAAAGCGCTCGCCCGTCGAATTTTCAACGGCATATACCTTTCCAAAAGCTCCTTCGCCAAGCTCTTCAATAATTTGATAACAATCATTCGATGAGCAAATAGCCTCACCAATCTCTACTCCAGTCTTCGCTTGCTCGGTTGCAAATCCATTTGTATTTAAATTAACTAATAGTATGAAGATTAATATAAAGAATCGATTCATTGTAATTCTCTTTTTTTTGTTTGTGGTTGATTATTCTATTAAATTGCTGAATTAAATTTAATTGAAAATAAGTGTTTAGTTCGATTGTTGTGTGTCTAAAATAAAATTTAGTGACCTTTTGCGTCCCTATAATGCATAACAAGTGAGAATTTTTGTTTAAGGTATTGTAAAAAACTCTTTAATTTTAGCGCTTGCTGGCTATACTCAGATTTTTTAGGATGGAAATGTTGAGCTTATGGATGAGTTGCTTATTCGACATGCAAGAGTAGAGGAGATGCCTTTTCTCATCTCTTTGGCGGCAGAGGAGGGGTGGAATCCAGGTTTTGAAGATGGTATAGCTTTTTATGCGGCCGATCCGATGGGTTTTTTTATCGCCGAAAAAGGGGGAGAAAAGGTTGGGTGTATTTCGGCAGTGGCATATGGCGCTAATTATGGTTTTTTAGGTTTTTATATTATTAAAGCCCCTTACCGCCATCAGGGCTTTGGCCTAAGACTTTGGCAGCATGCGTTGAAGTATTTGGAAAAACGCTGCGTGGGATTAGATGGAGTTGTCGCTCAGCAAGAGAATTATAAAAAGTCGGGATTTAAATTCTATTATCGAAACATTCGTTTTGAAGGTGTATGCGGCGGTTCAATGCCTTCTATGGTTGTCCCTCTGGAAGCTGTTTCTTTCGATGCCATTGCAGAATATGACTCAAAGGTTTTTGGAGTAAATAGAGAGCTATTTTTAAAAAAATGGCTGCATATGAATAATGCCTTAACCTTGGCTGTGGTTGATGGGCAAGAGCTGCTCGGGTATGGTGTTATAAGAAAGTGCCTGAAAGGATGTAAAGTCGGTCCCTTGTTTGCCAATAACGCAGAAATTGCTGAAGAGCTTTTTTTGGGGCTTTCAGCAACGGCTGGGAAAGCTCCTTTATTTTGGGATGTGCCGGAAATCAATTTAGCTGCTGTTGAGATGGCTAAAAAGCGGGGCATGGCAAAAGTTTTTGAAACGGCCAGAATGTACTCGAAAGAGCCGCCGATCCATCTGCAAGCATCAGTTTTTGGGGTAACGAGCTTCGAATTGGGATGATTGTTGGCAGCTACGGCGGAAGCTTGTGTTTAAATAGGGATCATTTGCTGAAAGCTGGATTGAGCAAAGACCTCAATAATTTCGTTTCTTTCTTGCTGGGTGAGGGGTAAATATCCGGCTTCTGCATTTTCAATTGCTTGAGAGGCATTCCGCGCGCCGGCAATAATTGCCGTAATGCCTGGCATGTACATCGTGCAATTGATAATAAGCTGAGAAATGGTTGCGTGATGGCGAGCTGCGATGGGGCGGATGCGGTCTAAAAGTTCTAAGACGCGCTCTCGATTTTCAAGAGAGAATAAAGGGGATGTGGTACGGTGGTCATCATGATCAAATTGGCGCTTCGGGGTGACTTTGCCTGTTAGTAAGCCTCGTTCTAGAGGGGAATAAACAATGACTGCGATTTGATTCTTTTGACAATAGGGGAGGATATTCTTTTCAATCCCTCTTCTAATCAGACTATAGGGGAGCTGAATGCTGTCGACTGGATAGATCGAGTGAGCTATTTTGAGCTGCTCTAAATTATAGTTGCTGACTCCAATAGCCCTTACTTTTCCTTGCTTTTTTAATTGTACCATAGCTTGCCAAGACTCCTCAATGGGAGTCGTTGAGTCGGGCCAGTGAATCTGATAAAGGTCCAATACATCTGTTCCGAGCCGCATTAAACTATCCTCACATTCTTTTTGCAAGCTCGCAGGCTTAGAGTTTTTTCTTATGGTGACCATTTTTCCATCACGGTCTTGTTGTACCCAAGGCTCTGCTCCTTCTGAGCCACTCCAACGCATTCCTCCTTTAGTTGCGATGATGTAGTCTTGCCTTTTATTTTTAATAGCACGGGCCACTATCTCTTCGCTATAACCCATTCCATAAATGGCCGCAGTATCTATTGTATTGACACCGTGGGTTAAACTTGACTGGATGGCTTCGATAGAATCTTCATCTTTACTCCTACCCCACATCCAGCCACCAATGGCCCAGGTTCCTAAAATAATAGGACTGATGTAAACAGTGGAGCGGCCGAGTTGACGCTTTTCCATACTGTTCCTTATGTTGGGGGTGGTTTGTAGGGTTTGTTGAAAGGTTCACTTTACATGGGTTTTGAATATCTTTGGCATCCTTTAGTAACGATTCACAATAAGTTGCCAATAAGCAGAGGCTTTGGGGGATTTAACCGTTTGATTTATAGTTT
Coding sequences within it:
- a CDS encoding protein kinase domain-containing protein encodes the protein MNRFFILIFILLVNLNTNGFATEQAKTGVEIGEAICSSNDCYQIIEELGEGAFGKVYAVENSTGERFALKSYKRPTELPKETVSEVDSEESNHQLNFMDTLADVQREFLRGQQLDHSHIIKSFDFFTSSTADGEPISFLVLQLVEGKSVYYTKKKAFSQEEVTRAAMQFSDALHYALSQGFFHLDLHENNVMLSDQATAMVIDLASFFTFEEIFGYVKNQTTQAKQEKSPETAQAAVQQALSMDPTRARKLRQFFSHNPGLLERLQQTQTKQKEPLQQAAIAATVSQQVNEFEAARARFHAYYFDNLTGMCLAIISKSNGSREEKIQTYAEIKKLAWNYLEDCEDGNLPPFADYVTKLLEILESSQQ
- a CDS encoding aldo/keto reductase produces the protein MEKRQLGRSTVYISPIILGTWAIGGWMWGRSKDEDSIEAIQSSLTHGVNTIDTAAIYGMGYSEEIVARAIKNKRQDYIIATKGGMRWSGSEGAEPWVQQDRDGKMVTIRKNSKPASLQKECEDSLMRLGTDVLDLYQIHWPDSTTPIEESWQAMVQLKKQGKVRAIGVSNYNLEQLKIAHSIYPVDSIQLPYSLIRRGIEKNILPYCQKNQIAVIVYSPLERGLLTGKVTPKRQFDHDDHRTTSPLFSLENRERVLELLDRIRPIAARHHATISQLIINCTMYMPGITAIIAGARNASQAIENAEAGYLPLTQQERNEIIEVFAQSSFQQMIPI
- a CDS encoding GNAT family N-acetyltransferase, translating into MDELLIRHARVEEMPFLISLAAEEGWNPGFEDGIAFYAADPMGFFIAEKGGEKVGCISAVAYGANYGFLGFYIIKAPYRHQGFGLRLWQHALKYLEKRCVGLDGVVAQQENYKKSGFKFYYRNIRFEGVCGGSMPSMVVPLEAVSFDAIAEYDSKVFGVNRELFLKKWLHMNNALTLAVVDGQELLGYGVIRKCLKGCKVGPLFANNAEIAEELFLGLSATAGKAPLFWDVPEINLAAVEMAKKRGMAKVFETARMYSKEPPIHLQASVFGVTSFELG